From a region of the Phaseolus vulgaris cultivar G19833 chromosome 6, P. vulgaris v2.0, whole genome shotgun sequence genome:
- the LOC137833468 gene encoding uncharacterized protein: protein MTMAMLMQLQEEFETLKKSNEEELSMLRAENAYMRQRLNGETALNTSPRNFVNERENKEESFGVTQRKIPETSGVAVETPVRRHPFSETIIETPLPDNWKSLTIEKYDGSTDPDEHVAIYTTQISLYTWNDAILCRVFPTTLKGAALSWFTRLPPLSVDCFDTLIEKFGAQFATSRPHHLTSIALVNIKQEQNESLRAFMERFGRMALSIRNLSPEVSMHHMITALRPGPFADSLCKKPAVSLDELRRRAAKFMQMEELRDFKNQARMDVKNEKKTNEREAGYQSRRFREEPRGRKFQ, encoded by the coding sequence CACtgaagaagagtaatgaagAGGAGTTGAGCATGTTGAGAGCTGAGAATGCTTACATGAGACAAAGATTGAATGGAGAAACAGCGTTAAATACTTCCCCGAGAAACTTTGTTAATGAAAGAGAGAACAAGGAAGAGAGTTTCGGGGTTACACAAAGGAAGATACCTGAGACTTCCGGTGTCGCTGTGGAAACGCCAGTCAGAAGACACCCGTTTTCTGAGACTATAATAGAGACCCCATTACCTGACAATTGGAAGAGTTTAACAATAGAGAAGTATGATGGGAGCACAGATCCAGATGAACATGTTGCAATATACACAACTCAAATAAGTCTGTACACGTGGAACGACGCCATTCTATGTAGGGTTTTCCCAACTACCTTGAAAGGAGCGGCTCTAAGCTGGTTTACCCGGCTACCACCCTTATCTGTTGATTGTTTTGACactttgatagaaaagtttggAGCTCAATTCGCTACAAGTAGACCACATCACTTAACATCTATAGCTCTCGTAAACATAAAACAAGAACAGAATGAGTCACTGCGAGCTTTTATGGAACGCTTTGGAAGGATGGCTTTAAGTATTAGAAACCTCAGTCCGGAAGTTTCTATGCATCATATGATAACTGCCTTGAGACCGGGACCATTTGCCGATAGCTTATGCAAAAAACCAGCCGTAAGCCTTGATGAATTAAGACGGCGCGCAGCAAAGTTCATGCAGATGGAGGAGTTAAGGGACTTTAAGAATCAGGCAAGGATGGACGTGAAGAACGAGaagaaaacaaatgaaagagAGGCAGGATATCAAAGTAGACGTTTCAGAGAGGAACCCCGTGGCCGAAAGTTTCAATAA
- the LOC137833469 gene encoding uncharacterized protein, translated as MATAVIPPPRKARTPDRADHSRRCQYHKNHGHHTEECIALKDRIEELIQTGQLKRFVRVRRMKASQSPEQDVRSRGEKFGRTTDIQNDRKERRGGRDEKRDLRSGGSHLHSQERRSRQRSLGRPVRGFINTISGGFPEKETYNTIGKKYLRGAMTVNYVFKRRSLPPMLFTDEDFQDIDPDQRDPMVITIEIARYAVMKTLVDQGSSVDILFWETFKKLHLKEQDMVLLKEQIIGFSGEKVDTKGYIDLPTTFGRGNATKTITIRYLVVDTRTSYNALLGRSSLNKLGAIVSTPHLAMKFPTERGDIATIYVDQKAAKECYATGLKMV; from the coding sequence ATGGCCACCGCAGTAATACCGCCACCAAGGAAAGCACGAACCCCAGATCGAGCTGACCATAGCAGACGTTGCCAGTACCATAAAAATCATGGCCATCACACTGAAGAATGCATAGCGCTGAAAGACCGAATTGAAGAGTTGATTCAGACAGGGCAATTAAAACGCTTTGTTAGAGTCAGAAGAATGAAGGCTAGTCAAAGTCCAGAACAAGATGTCAGGAGTAGAGgagaaaaatttggaagaacGACTGATATACAAAACGATCGAAAGgagagaagaggaggaagagaCGAAAAAAGAGATCTAAGAAGTGGAGGAAGCCACCTCCATTCTCAAGAGAGAAGGAGCCGACAACGCAGTTTGGGAAGGCCAGTCAGGGGGTTCATTAATACCATCTCTGGAGGTTTTCCGGAAAAGGAAACATATAATACGATAGGAAAGAAATATTTGAGAGGTGCCATGACCGTGAATTATGTTTTCAAAAGAAGAAGTTTGCCACCTATGTTATTTACTGATGAAGATTTCCAAGATATTGATCCTGATCAACGAGACCCAATGGTGATAACAATTGAAATTGCCAGATACGCGGTAATGAAAACTCTAGTAGATCAAGGGAGCTCAGTCGATATTCTGTTCTGGGAAACCTTCAAAAAATTACATTTGAAAGAACAAGACATGGTTCTTTTGAAGGAGCAAATAATTGGGTTTTCAGGTGAAAAGGTTGACACCAAGGGATATATTGATTTGCCGACAACCTTTGGTAGAGGAAATGCAACGAAAACAATTACAATCAGATACCTGGTGGTAGATACTCGTACTTCCTATAATGCCTTGTTAGGAAGATCTTCGTTGAATAAGTTGGGAGCTATAGTGTCGACGCCGCATTTGGCAATGAAATTTCCAACTGAACGGGGAGACATAGCAACCATATATGTCGATCAAAAAGCAGCCAAAGAGTGTTATGCGACCGGATTGAAGATGGTCTGA